The following proteins come from a genomic window of Terribacillus aidingensis:
- the xerC gene encoding tyrosine recombinase XerC: MKNAEQFVQEFKSYLQVEKHASPHTVYYYLNDVNFFLEFLHSESISFEQVDPSVVRVFLTQLYEKKLSRRTVSRKISSLRSFYKFLEREDVVTANPFLRLVQPKAPAYVPSFLYEQELEKLFDASDLESPLGQRDQAILECLYGTGMRVSECAGITLGDIDLSIGTVLVRGKGRKERYVPFGSFMERAIQRYLQDGRNRLLEKAKEDTDKLFLNSRGKPITERGIRLILNKLVEQSAVHMHLHPHKLRHTFATHMLNEGADLRAVQELLGHEHLSSTQIYTHVTKDRLRTIYMNTHPRANRE, translated from the coding sequence ATGAAAAACGCAGAACAGTTCGTACAAGAGTTCAAATCTTATCTGCAGGTGGAGAAACATGCTTCCCCGCATACGGTTTACTATTATCTGAATGATGTGAATTTTTTCCTGGAATTCCTGCATTCGGAATCTATTTCGTTTGAACAAGTAGATCCAAGTGTAGTACGCGTATTCCTTACACAATTATATGAGAAAAAGCTGTCAAGACGAACGGTATCACGAAAGATATCCAGTCTTCGTTCTTTTTACAAATTCCTGGAGCGGGAAGATGTTGTTACAGCAAATCCATTTCTGCGGCTGGTTCAGCCAAAGGCGCCTGCTTATGTACCAAGCTTCCTATACGAACAGGAGCTAGAGAAACTGTTCGACGCCTCCGATTTGGAATCCCCGCTGGGGCAACGGGATCAAGCTATCCTTGAATGTTTATATGGCACTGGTATGCGTGTCAGTGAATGTGCTGGCATTACATTGGGCGATATAGATTTGTCAATAGGGACCGTGCTAGTCCGCGGGAAGGGACGTAAGGAGAGATATGTTCCGTTCGGCAGTTTCATGGAAAGAGCAATTCAGAGATATTTACAGGATGGACGCAATCGTCTTTTGGAAAAGGCGAAGGAAGATACCGATAAACTGTTTTTGAACAGCAGAGGAAAACCGATTACGGAACGTGGGATTCGTCTCATCCTGAATAAACTGGTTGAGCAGTCCGCTGTACATATGCACCTGCATCCGCACAAGCTGCGCCACACATTTGCCACGCACATGCTGAATGAAGGTGCTGATTTGCGTGCTGTGCAGGAACTACTTGGTCATGAGCATCTGTCCTCTACACAGATTTATACGCATGTGACGAAAGATCGGCTGCGTACGATATATATGAATACCCATCCGAGAGCGAATCGGGAATAA
- the trmFO gene encoding FADH(2)-oxidizing methylenetetrahydrofolate--tRNA-(uracil(54)-C(5))-methyltransferase TrmFO produces MTNEFVTVIGAGLAGSEAAWQLAKRGVKVRLYEMRPIKQTAAHHTDKFAELVCSNSLRANSLTNAVGVLKEEMRQLDSIIIKAADHCQIPAGGALAVDRHEFSAFVTEHVKNHPNVTVYNEEIASLPEGPVIIATGPLTSADLSNALKDLTGEEYFYFYDAAAPIIEKDSINMDKVYLKSRYDKGEAAYLNCPMTKEEFNRFYQALISAETVPLKEFEKEIYFEGCMPIEVMAERGEKTMLFGPLKPVGLEDPKTGKKPYAVVQLRQDDAAGTLYNLVGFQTHLKWGPQKEVIRLIPGLEEAEIVRYGVMHRNTFLNSPDLLRPTYQYKDRDDLLFAGQMTGVEGYVESAASGLLAGINAAKIAAGEAPVVLPQETVIGSLAHYITHTNSKNFQPMNANFGLIKELDKTIKNKHDRNQAYADRALASIQNFSTI; encoded by the coding sequence ATGACAAACGAATTCGTAACCGTTATCGGCGCAGGACTTGCTGGCAGTGAAGCGGCTTGGCAGCTGGCAAAGCGCGGCGTCAAAGTTCGTCTATATGAAATGCGGCCTATTAAGCAGACAGCGGCCCACCATACTGATAAGTTTGCTGAACTTGTATGCAGCAACTCTTTGCGGGCAAACAGCCTTACGAATGCAGTCGGAGTTCTAAAGGAAGAAATGCGGCAGTTGGACTCCATTATCATTAAAGCTGCAGATCACTGCCAGATTCCAGCTGGCGGGGCATTGGCGGTAGATCGTCATGAGTTCAGTGCATTTGTAACTGAACACGTAAAGAACCATCCGAATGTTACGGTTTATAATGAAGAGATTGCTTCACTTCCTGAAGGTCCGGTCATTATCGCTACTGGTCCGCTAACATCTGCAGATCTTTCCAATGCTTTAAAGGATCTTACAGGGGAAGAATATTTCTACTTCTATGATGCAGCTGCTCCAATCATTGAAAAGGACAGCATCAATATGGACAAAGTGTACCTCAAATCACGCTATGATAAAGGTGAGGCTGCATATTTGAACTGTCCGATGACGAAAGAAGAATTCAATCGTTTCTATCAAGCTCTTATTTCAGCTGAAACGGTACCTTTGAAAGAGTTCGAGAAAGAGATTTATTTCGAAGGCTGCATGCCGATTGAAGTAATGGCAGAACGCGGAGAAAAGACAATGCTCTTCGGTCCATTGAAACCGGTAGGATTGGAAGATCCGAAAACTGGGAAAAAGCCGTATGCAGTCGTTCAGCTTCGTCAGGATGACGCTGCAGGAACACTTTATAACCTCGTCGGTTTCCAGACACACCTTAAATGGGGTCCGCAGAAGGAAGTGATCCGTTTAATTCCTGGTTTGGAGGAAGCAGAAATTGTCCGATATGGTGTGATGCATCGCAACACCTTCCTAAATTCTCCGGACTTGCTGCGTCCGACGTATCAATATAAAGATCGTGATGATCTGTTATTTGCCGGTCAGATGACAGGTGTGGAAGGGTATGTCGAGTCTGCTGCATCTGGTTTGCTTGCAGGCATCAATGCAGCTAAAATCGCCGCAGGAGAAGCACCTGTCGTTCTGCCGCAGGAAACTGTCATCGGAAGTCTTGCGCACTATATCACGCATACGAACAGTAAGAATTTCCAGCCGATGAACGCTAACTTCGGTCTAATCAAAGAATTGGACAAGACGATCAAAAATAAGCATGATCGCAATCAGGCTTATGCTGACCGAGCGCTAGCTTCAATTCAGAATTTTTCTACAATTTGA
- the hslV gene encoding ATP-dependent protease subunit HslV, which yields MSSEFHATTIFAVRHKGECAMSGDGQVTLGNQVVMKHKAKKVRRLFKGQVLAGFAGSVADAFTLFEKFEGKLEAYNGNLARAAVELAKEWRSDQVLRKLEAMLIVMNKEQMFLVSGTGEVIEPDDDILAIGSGGNFALSAGRALKRYSEEKSAAEIARAALEIAGEICVFTNDQITLETLEA from the coding sequence ATGAGTTCGGAATTTCATGCCACCACTATTTTCGCCGTACGTCATAAAGGTGAGTGCGCGATGTCTGGAGATGGACAGGTGACACTCGGCAACCAAGTTGTCATGAAGCATAAAGCAAAAAAAGTCAGAAGGCTATTCAAAGGCCAGGTGCTGGCAGGTTTCGCTGGTTCCGTAGCTGACGCGTTCACACTATTTGAGAAGTTCGAGGGGAAACTGGAAGCTTATAATGGCAACCTCGCCAGGGCTGCAGTGGAATTGGCGAAGGAATGGCGCAGTGACCAAGTCCTTCGGAAGCTGGAAGCGATGCTGATTGTGATGAACAAAGAGCAAATGTTTCTTGTATCAGGGACTGGGGAAGTCATTGAACCAGATGATGATATTCTGGCTATCGGCTCAGGCGGCAATTTTGCCTTAAGCGCAGGACGCGCACTGAAAAGATACTCAGAAGAGAAGTCTGCAGCTGAAATCGCTCGGGCTGCCCTTGAGATAGCTGGAGAGATCTGTGTATTCACGAACGATCAAATCACGTTGGAGACATTGGAGGCGTAA